AGCATCTTTTGCAGTTTGGCTTCACGAGCGCCTTTGATATCGTCAAATAGAGCAAAAGCTGCACCAATACCAAAGAGAAAGAACGGTCCACAAATAGCTGCCGAGACAAACGAAAACTTGTCACGGTTTGCCATGGCTTCGGATGCCATCATCTGTCTTATTTGCTCACCAGAGAGCATGCTAAAGCGAGGGTCGTGCTTCAGCTCATTAATTTGCTTAGCGGCATCTTTGACCGAGAGAAATGCCAGATTAGGCAATTCACCAGCCAGCGCTTTGGGGTCGCGAATTTGCCCCAGGCAATTGACGTCGCCTGGCTTAAAATTCTGCGCCGCCAGACGGTCAAGTCCGCCATCAGTGGCAGAGCGCTCGAAAAAACCTTCGTAGGGATTCTGGGCTTTCAAAGGATACCTAGCCATAAGTACCCTCCTATTGAATTAAAAAGCCAGACCTTTGCCAATGGTGAGATCACCACAAAAGGGTTAAACCGCTTAGCTTGGCAACTTAAGGCTGGCGGGCATTTAGAGTGTTTTCAAAATCTTGATCAGATGGGCATCAGCCTGGGCATAGACAAAACCTAAAATAAGTACCAATCCCATATAGGTACAGGCGATGGCAAATTTATCCAACGGTTTAGCAGGTCGCATGGTCAATTGCGATTTGTCCCGACCGGTAAAAATCATAAATACCGAATAAGCCGAAATAAGGGCAATGATAAACATCAAAGGCGTGTGCCAGAGCGCTGCCAGGGTAAAGACCACAAGCGTGCCAGGCAGCAAAAACCATTTGCTGATGGCACCCAGGATATGACCACCATCAAAGGGCTTAGCCGGCACAAGCTGAAACAGATTGAGCATAACTCCCGTCCAACCAGCGGCCATCATGACATTGAGCTCGCGTGCCTGACCAAAATAAAAGAGACCAATAGAAGTCAGACCACCAATCAGCGGTCCAGCCATAGCCACCCAGGCATTAAGGCTTTGATTATCGGGCTGATCAGATACTGCCGCAGCCCCAGCAAAAGGCATAAAGATAATGCTGCGGGGATTTAAGCCGTTGGCTTTCATCCAGACAAAGTGACCCAGCTCATGGATTAAAAGCAAGCCGACAATAATAAAGGCATAAACCCAGCCAAACATCATGGTGTAGATGCCTAGCATAATAAACATCGAGATAAAGCTCTTAAAAAACACCAGCAGTTTAAAAGAGGTAAGCAACTTGAGCCCGATTAAGCCAAGCGCTTTAAACTTAAAAAGAGCGATGCCAAGCACACCGAGCGCGCCGTAGGCGGCATTTTTACCAGCCTGCGAGTCCTGTCCTGCTTTTGGAGCGACTTGTGGTCCGCGCGCCATCTGCGGTCCCTCGATGATTTTGGGACCACTGGCGGAGGGTTCAGCTGGAGGCATAGCATTAGCCGGCGGTCTCTCGGGTACGGCATTGGCTGGCGGTCTTTCGGGCACAGCATTGGCCGGAGGTCTGGGAGGTAAAGGATTTTTAGATGGATCGTTCATCTTTACTCTTAAATTTACTGGCTTTTAAACAGACTGATGCTTACTTATTGCACTACAACAGCATATACCCTTCTGTCATTGTTATGCTTTTGTAGCGATTTTCCCCAGCTTTGCCCAATTTGCCCAAAGCGGGAAACCTTGGGGCTTGTTGCCCCGTCGCTAGAGATCTGCGGCGATTTTATCCTTGCAGATACCCATCCTTACTTTACCTCTAAAATTGGAGAGTTTTGGCAAAGACACAGCAGATTAAGTGTTGCGCAGAGTAGTAAATTAAGGACTCATACCCAATAGAATTGTCTCGATGACATCCAGTACCCGAAAAGAAAACCCAATTGCCAGTCCCTTCTTGTGGATAGAAGGACAGTTTGCCGTTGGCGTAACCCTGCTTGGACAGGTCTTAATTCTCTGGTTTAGGACAGTGGCATACATGCTCACTGGTCAAATTGACTGGAAAGAAACCATCCGTCAAATGTATATGATCGGGGTGCTCTCATTTGTGGTAGTCAGCATCACAGCCCTGTTTACAGGCTTTGCTATGTCACTACAGATATCAAGAGAATTAGTCCAGTTTGGCGCCGATACTTCGATTGGTGGTGTAGTCTCGCTTGCACTGGTAAGAGAGATTGGTCCCATCACAGCTGGTGTCATCGTGGCTGGTCGCGTCGGCTCGTCTATTGCAGCTGAGTTAACCACCATGATGATTACAGAGCAAATCGATGCTCTCAAAGTGATGCGTGTAGACCCAGTCAAATTTCTTGTGGTGCCAAGATATACAGCTGCTTTGATTATGATCCCTACACTCTCTGTATATGCCATGTTTACCGGCCTTGTCGCCGGTATCGTGATTGCTCAAGCAGCTGCCAATGTGCCTCCCGATACGTTTCTTGACTCTGTCAAACAGACAATTCTTGACCGCGACTTTAGCGTGCACTTCCTCAAATCACTCATAAATGCCACAGTCATTATCATGTTTAGCTGTGCCATCGGACTACACACCAGAGGCGGCGCCGAGGATGTAGGCATAGCCACGACTCGCACAATTGTCTGGACAATGATCTCTATATTTATTCTCAATTTTGTCGTTACCTCAGTCACCTATGCACCGCGCTGATTAATAGGAATAAAAGGAAAGACAAATGGCAGCAAGAAGCGCAGAACCAATCCTTGAACTTGTGAATATTCACAAGGCTTTTGGCGATCGACAAATTCTCAAGGGCGTGAGTTTTCAAGTTTTTGCAGGCGAAATGCTCGGGCTCATAGGACCGTCGGGCTGCGGCAAATCCACTATTTTAAAAATCATCTGCGGATTATTAGAGCCAGATCAGGGTGAAGTCATCAAACGTTCTGATGATATCGGACTGGTCTTCCAGGGCTCGGCTCTCCTCAACTCCCTGACCGTGCGCGAAAACCTCGCCATTGCTTTGCAAGCACGCAAACTAAGTCGCAAAGAGTCAGATCGCATTATCAGTGAGCGCCTTAAAATGGTTGGACTGGAAGGCTTTGAAGAGTTTTCACCGACCAAGTTATCAGGTGGTCAACAAAAGCGTACAAGTTTTGCCAGAGCTATTGTCAACGATCCTAAAATCATTCTCTACGATGAGCCCACCACTGGTCTCGATCCTGTCATGTCCACAGTTATCGAAGATTACATGATCGACCTGGAGCGCAGTCTGCAAGCCGCCTCCATCGTTGTCACCCACCAGCACTCCACCTGGACTCGCACTGCCGACAGGGTCCTGCTTATGCATGCTGGCAAAATCGTCTGGGAAGGCACCCCAGAAGAAGGAGTTACCTCCGAAGACCCATATATGAAACAATTTGCTCACGCCACTCGGGAAGGTCCGATGCTGGTAGGGGCGGTAGAAGACTAGGAATCATGAATTCAAAACCAAATCTTGAAATCAGAGTCGGGCTATTTTTTATAATAGCTATGTTTATGCTGACCATAGGCTGGTCCTGGCTTAAAGGCATTTCGCTGACTCACCCACCGCAAAGATTTATCGTCACTTTTGGTGACGTGGCTGGTCTTAACAACAACGCCCCCGTCAATATCAACGGCGTGCGCGTAGGCACCGTCGAACAAATTGAGCTAACTCAAATCACCTCCACTCAAGTTACCGAAAACGAAAATATCACCAGAGCCGAAACAGCCACAGAGACTGGCGTAGTCCAGACTGAGACAAAGACTGACACTACTAAAGTGACCACAGATATTAGTGCCGATACCGCTGGCGTAAACACCGAGCCCACCAATGTGCCCACGCCAGATGCAGCAAAGTTTGCTAGCAATCAAAAGTCTGTCGATGCCGCTGCCAAAAAATTGCGCGAGCGCGTGGTCAACGTCAAAGTGCACCTCAAAATCAACACTGAAGCAATCACAATCCCCGAAGGCTCCTCTATCACTATTCAGACCCAGGGTCTGGTGGGTGCCAAGTACATCGAGATCACATTGCCCGACAGCACACCAACTGGTGGTTTTAAATACATCTCAGAAGGCGAAACTGTGGTCGGTCAAGATCCAGTGCGCATCGAGCTTGTCATGAACAAGATTGCCACCAAGATGAACGACATCGTCACATCAGTCGGCTCCGAAGAAGTCGGCGTCAGCCTGGCAGATGCCCTCAAACACTCTGGCGAAGCCGTTAATAGCTTCAACCAGGCAGCTAAAAAGCTGGACAAAAATATGGAGCGCTTCCAAAAGGCAGCTGACAGTTTTACCGATACATCTAAAAAAGTCGGCGATGCTGCAGTCGAAGCAAAGAGCGCAGTCAAAGGCGCTGGCACATTCTTTCAGACAAGGCGACCAGACTCTTGTGACAGTAAATGGTCTAGCCAAGGACATGAAACAAGCCAGCGGCAAGGTCAACAAAATCCTAGACAATCCAGCTCTCACCTCGGATATCAAAGAGACAGTCAATCTAGCCAAACAAACAGCAGACTCGATTGGCGTCACAATCAAACAACTCAACTCTACTCTTGGCGACCAACCCATGCGCCAGGACTTGATCTCCATGCTCACTAAAATCAATGACTCAGTCAATTCTATTGAGCGCTCTGTCAAAACTGTAGACAAAATATCCGGCGACCAGGAGCTGAGATCCGACCTCAAGCAGATACTCAGCCAGGCTCGCACCACCATGGACAAAGTCGAAACCTTGGTTAACGAGCCAGACTTCAAAACCGATCTCAGAAGTACAATGGTCAAAGTGCGCAGCGCTGCCACAAATGTGGACACAGCAGCACTACAGTTGCAGCAAGTCCTAGGTCAACCCAGACCACTGCTCAAGATGCTCTTTGGCAGACCTGGCAAACTTAAGACCACTACAACTACAACCCAAAAAGACGGCAAGACCGAAGTCAAATCAGAGACCACGGCAAAATAAAAACAAATAGCCGCTCTTAATGGCTATCAAAAGGAGCAAAAATGGCACTGGAAACAGTCATCGGTCTGGAAGTACACGCCCAGCTCAAGACTAACACCAAAATATTTTGCAGCTGCCCCACCGCCTTTGCCGCCGAAGAAAACACCCAGGTCTGCCCGGTGTGTCTCGGTATGCCCGGCGTATTGCCTGTACTCAACAAAAAAGTAGTTGAGTTTGGTATCCGCACGGGTCTTGCACTCAACTGCGAAATCGCCTCCAACTGCCGCTTTGATCGCAAAAATTACTTTTACGCCGACCTGCCTAAAGGCTATCAAATCAGCCAGCTAGACAAGCCAATCTGTCTTGGTGGTCACATCGAAGTCAACGGCCGTCAAATCAAACTCAACCGCGCCCACCTCGAAGAAGACGCCGGTAAATTGGTCCACGCTGGTGCTGCCGGTCTGCACGGCTCGGACTATAGCAAGGTGGACTTTAACCGCTCTAGCATGCCTTTGCTCGAAATAGTCAGCGAGCCAGACTTACACAGCCCAGAAGAAGCCCGACTCTATCTCACTGAGCTGCGCTCTATTTTGCGCTACATCGAAGTCTGCGATGGCAACCTGGAAGAAGGCAGCTTTAGATGCGATGCCAACGTCTCAATGCGCCCAGTCGGCTCAACAGAGCTTGGCACTAAAACCGAAATCAAAAACATGAACAGCTTTAAGGCCGTACAACGCGCCATCCAGTCTGAAATAGAAAGACAGACAAAAATGATTGAGGCTGGCGAGCGCATTGTGCAGGAAACAAGACTGTGGAACGAAGCTGAAGGCAAGACTTTTCCCATGCGCTCCAAAGAAGAAGCGCACGACTATCGCTACTTCCCAGAGCCAGATTTGATGCCAGTCACAATTAGCCGCGAGTGGGTGCAGCAAATCAGAGAGCAGCTCCCTGAGCTGCCAGCCGAACGCCGTCATCGTTATCTAAATGAGCACGGACTCTCTAGCGAAGACTCTATCGTCCTTGCCGAAACCAGAGAATTAAGTGACTTTTTTGATACTGCAGTCTCACTCGGCGCACCAGCCAAAGCCGCCTGCAACTGGCTGATGGGACCGACCATGGCTTACCTCAAAGATAGCAAAAAAGAGTTTACCGAAGTCAAATTGACGCCACAAAATCTAGCTGACATCTGTGCAGCTGTAAGCTCTGGCAAAATCGGCTCCACTGCCGCCAAACAGCTCCTGGTCGAGCTATTAGAGAGTGGTGGCGACGTCAGCAAACTAATCGAGAGCAAAGGTCTGGCTCAAGTCTCAGACGAAGGCCCAATCAAAGCTATGGTGCAAGCCGTGCTCGATAAGAGCCCAAGCCAGATTGCCGAGTACGCTAGCGGTAAGACAAAAGTACGTCAGTACTTTTTTGGTGAAGTAATGAAAGCAGCCAAAGGCAAAGCCAACCCGCAGGTTATCAACAAACTGCTGGATGAGATGCTACCGACCCCGGCTGAGCAGGCTTAAGCACTTAGCTCAATGAGCCTATAAAATGAAAAGGCTCGACAATTTTGACTGCCCACCCGATGTAAAGAGCACCCCGGGGTGGTATGAATAGTTAAGAGGGAAAGTGATGGTAGCCTGGCGCTCAAAAATACTGACGGTCCTTGTGGCGCTTGCTTTTGGTAGCGCTGCGTCCGCCACTGATTTTAGAGGCTACTTTGCGCCAGCTGTGCTGGTCAGCAACATGCAAAACAATTTGATGTACTCACCAGTCGGCATGGGTGAGGTAACGTCCAAGGCAGGCTTCCGCGTGCACCCTGTGACTGGTCACGGCGACTTCCACAATGGTGTGGACCTGGCAGCTCGTCTCAACGACAAAGTCTATTGCCTCCTTGATGGTGTAGTCACTCGCGTGGGCTGGCGTGGCAACCTCGGTGTAGCCGTAGAGATTTACCATCCGTATCCCAACGTACGCACGATAGTCGGTCACCTCAACGCTTACTCCGTACGTCCGGGCGAGCCAGTCATGCGCGGTCGAGTGATAGGTTATGCCGGCACCACCGGTCGCTCCACTGGTGTACACGTGCACTACACGGTGATAAAAGAAGACACCAACGAATACATCGAGCCGTATATGTTTATCAAACAAGTGCCGCAATATGTGATGCAATTGCGCACAGTGCAGGCTCAGATGATGCGCAACCAAAACATGCGCTCATACAAACAAAAGCTCGACAATAATCTAATTGAGACAACTGCTCAAAACACCGAAGATCTGCCAGAAGGCAAGCCCGGCAAAGAAAAAGATCCACCATCATCAATGGAGCCCTAGCACTAATTTATTAGTGACTTTGACTTGCTACAATCTGCACCAAAACTTACCTCCCGGTAAAAACAACAGGAGATACGCGGTGCAAAGAATCACTAACTGCCTCTGGTTTGATGGACAGGCAGAAGAAGCAGCAAAGTTTTATACATCCATCTTTAAAAACTCAAAGATTTTGGATGTAGTGCGCTACACCGCAAACTCATCCAAAGCTAGCGGTCAGCCTGTTGGTGATGTGATGACTGTAAGTTTTGAGCTGGACGGTCAAAAGTTTTTGGCTCTCAATGGCGGCTCACACTATAAATTTACCCCGGCGATTTCGCTCATGGTGGCATGCGAGACTCAAGCTGAGCTGGACCATATGTGGGACAAACTCTCAGATGGCGGTGGACCAGTACAGTGCGGCTGGCTAACTGACAAGTTTGGTGTCTCGTGGCAAGTAATACCAAACATGCTCGACAAGCTCCTCGTCAGTGGCGACGAAGAGAGGACAGACAGAGTCATGGCAGCGGTGACCAGTATGATCAAGCTGGACATCGATACAATGCAAAAAGCGTATGATGGTAAATAGCCAAAACCAAAAACAGGGGAGCTTGCACCACATATAGTGCCAAGCTGACACCAAAATACCAAAACCAGCTCAAAAACTTTTTTTACTCACCGCCAGCATTAACTTGCTGGTTTATTCTGCATTTCCCGCTCCAGCGCTAGCCAGTCCTTCGCCAGTCAGTCCAGTTGCGACCAATTCAAAACCGAGTACGGCAAAGACTGCCCAAAAACAGACAGTAAATAAAGCCAGTTCAGAACAGCCAACGCTCCGGCTGTACAAAGGCTACTTCCCTTATCATGCTTGCCTGCAAGTCACTATCGATGAAGTAATCAAAAAGCCAGAGCGGGTTTTACTGCTAAAAGCGACTATTAACGATGTCTACCGCGGCAACTACAAAAATGGTTCTTCTCTATACTTTTCGTTCTTTGATGAACTAGATGGTCCAATTTCATTTTCCAATCTCAACTCCCTAAAAAACAGCAGACAAATAATTGCTTTTAATCAGTGGCCAGAGGAAATCAACAAACCTGAGCTAAACAATGGCTTCAAAAAACTGAGACATATATCCAAAAATTCCATTAGCGATCTATGGATACCCTATGCAAAAAAAGGCTTTAGACCTTGCGACATCGGACAAATTAAGGCATTGATCAAAGATTCACCAACTCAGCCTGAGCAAGCAAGAGTTGCGTTTCAGAGTGTACTTGAGACTAAATGGACACCGGAACGCATCAATGACTTTTGTAGGTCCGAAAATCAATGGCCCGTGGGGGGTGCAACCGAACACACGGCAAACTATGGAGACGACTGGGCACCTATCTGTATGCATACAAACAGAGCCAATGAACTCCGAGGGAAAGCAGTAATCTGGCAAGCAGCTGTCCACAACAATGTTCCGACGTACTACAACATTTTCGTTTCTTCTACAGGTGCCAACTCTGGAAGTTGGAATTTGGAGGTTGCCAGTCCATCTTTAGAAGAATGGACTGATGACGATTTCTTGATGCACAGAGTTAGTCAATCGATAGCTCAATCTGCTTACGCTCAGTTTATTGTCAATGCCTACGCACATAAGAAGGCTACAATTGATAGGAGTCTTTTCAACAACCGTTCAAAAGAAACTGTCTTAAAGGACAAAAACGGCATAGCCATCGCCTATCAGTGTCAGCTCGATAATGGCAAAACACTGACTGCCGTGCTCTCTGATGACACATCAAAGTCCATAGACAGGATCCTCATCAATGGCACATTAGACAGCGGCTGGACGGACATGTACAAGAACAGCAAATCAAATCATGATAAGTGCAGAGCCGAAGCATGCAAACCAACGCACTAAACCCACCAACCACGGAGCCTCATTCAAATTCGTCCTTGCAAAGACCGGGAGAAATTGGAGTAATTTGCCGCGGTGTTTAACCCCTCAACTATCCTACAAACTTGCCTACTAAATACCAGCACGATTTTGCTGGTTTATTCTGCATTTCCCGCTCCAGCGCTAGCCAGTCCTTCGCCAGTCAGTCCAGTTGCGACCAATTCAAAACCGAGTACGGCAAAGACTCGCCCAAAACAGACAACAAATAAAGCCAGTTCAGAACAGCCACCACTCCACGGCTGTACAAAGGCTACTTCCCTTATCATGCTTGCCTGCAAGTCACTATCGATGAAGTAATCAAAAAGCCAGAGCGGGTTTTACTGCTAAAAGCGACTATTAACGATGTCTACCGCGGCAACTACAAAAAGGGCTCGACCTTAAATCTCACAGTCGATGATAACGGAGCAACACCAACATCAGCCGCGCCTGCCATAGATAGCACGAGCCCAACATCATTTACTTTTTTATCAACCCTAAAAAACACAAAACA
The sequence above is a segment of the Candidatus Obscuribacter sp. genome. Coding sequences within it:
- the gatB gene encoding Asp-tRNA(Asn)/Glu-tRNA(Gln) amidotransferase subunit GatB — its product is MALETVIGLEVHAQLKTNTKIFCSCPTAFAAEENTQVCPVCLGMPGVLPVLNKKVVEFGIRTGLALNCEIASNCRFDRKNYFYADLPKGYQISQLDKPICLGGHIEVNGRQIKLNRAHLEEDAGKLVHAGAAGLHGSDYSKVDFNRSSMPLLEIVSEPDLHSPEEARLYLTELRSILRYIEVCDGNLEEGSFRCDANVSMRPVGSTELGTKTEIKNMNSFKAVQRAIQSEIERQTKMIEAGERIVQETRLWNEAEGKTFPMRSKEEAHDYRYFPEPDLMPVTISREWVQQIREQLPELPAERRHRYLNEHGLSSEDSIVLAETRELSDFFDTAVSLGAPAKAACNWLMGPTMAYLKDSKKEFTEVKLTPQNLADICAAVSSGKIGSTAAKQLLVELLESGGDVSKLIESKGLAQVSDEGPIKAMVQAVLDKSPSQIAEYASGKTKVRQYFFGEVMKAAKGKANPQVINKLLDEMLPTPAEQA
- a CDS encoding VOC family protein, with the translated sequence MQRITNCLWFDGQAEEAAKFYTSIFKNSKILDVVRYTANSSKASGQPVGDVMTVSFELDGQKFLALNGGSHYKFTPAISLMVACETQAELDHMWDKLSDGGGPVQCGWLTDKFGVSWQVIPNMLDKLLVSGDEERTDRVMAAVTSMIKLDIDTMQKAYDGK
- a CDS encoding M23 family metallopeptidase, encoding MVAWRSKILTVLVALAFGSAASATDFRGYFAPAVLVSNMQNNLMYSPVGMGEVTSKAGFRVHPVTGHGDFHNGVDLAARLNDKVYCLLDGVVTRVGWRGNLGVAVEIYHPYPNVRTIVGHLNAYSVRPGEPVMRGRVIGYAGTTGRSTGVHVHYTVIKEDTNEYIEPYMFIKQVPQYVMQLRTVQAQMMRNQNMRSYKQKLDNNLIETTAQNTEDLPEGKPGKEKDPPSSMEP
- a CDS encoding ABC transporter permease, which gives rise to MTSSTRKENPIASPFLWIEGQFAVGVTLLGQVLILWFRTVAYMLTGQIDWKETIRQMYMIGVLSFVVVSITALFTGFAMSLQISRELVQFGADTSIGGVVSLALVREIGPITAGVIVAGRVGSSIAAELTTMMITEQIDALKVMRVDPVKFLVVPRYTAALIMIPTLSVYAMFTGLVAGIVIAQAAANVPPDTFLDSVKQTILDRDFSVHFLKSLINATVIIMFSCAIGLHTRGGAEDVGIATTRTIVWTMISIFILNFVVTSVTYAPR
- a CDS encoding ATP-binding cassette domain-containing protein encodes the protein MAARSAEPILELVNIHKAFGDRQILKGVSFQVFAGEMLGLIGPSGCGKSTILKIICGLLEPDQGEVIKRSDDIGLVFQGSALLNSLTVRENLAIALQARKLSRKESDRIISERLKMVGLEGFEEFSPTKLSGGQQKRTSFARAIVNDPKIILYDEPTTGLDPVMSTVIEDYMIDLERSLQAASIVVTHQHSTWTRTADRVLLMHAGKIVWEGTPEEGVTSEDPYMKQFAHATREGPMLVGAVED
- a CDS encoding MCE family protein; the protein is MNSKPNLEIRVGLFFIIAMFMLTIGWSWLKGISLTHPPQRFIVTFGDVAGLNNNAPVNINGVRVGTVEQIELTQITSTQVTENENITRAETATETGVVQTETKTDTTKVTTDISADTAGVNTEPTNVPTPDAAKFASNQKSVDAAAKKLRERVVNVKVHLKINTEAITIPEGSSITIQTQGLVGAKYIEITLPDSTPTGGFKYISEGETVVGQDPVRIELVMNKIATKMNDIVTSVGSEEVGVSLADALKHSGEAVNSFNQAAKKLDKNMERFQKAADSFTDTSKKVGDAAVEAKSAVKGAGTFFQTRRPDSCDSKWSSQGHETSQRQGQQNPRQSSSHLGYQRDSQSSQTNSRLDWRHNQTTQLYSWRPTHAPGLDLHAH